Proteins from a single region of Microbacterium sp. zg-Y818:
- a CDS encoding DUF2017 domain-containing protein: MTDTGPIVMEITLVEGAHLADLVSQFLELLDEGGRSGARPPDDPAIARLVPDAYRDDADAAREFRALTASDLLGRRRDDARAVLDDLSPGGQGLHLTDVPPDSLAETLAVTLTGERGRAWLRTLNALRLVLATRLGIDGEDDHDAGDRRFAIYDWLGYRLDGLVAALGR; encoded by the coding sequence ATGACCGACACCGGTCCCATCGTCATGGAGATCACCCTCGTCGAGGGTGCCCACCTCGCCGACCTCGTCTCGCAATTCCTCGAGCTGCTCGATGAGGGCGGCCGTTCGGGCGCTCGCCCGCCCGATGACCCGGCCATCGCGCGACTCGTCCCGGACGCGTACCGGGACGACGCGGATGCCGCGCGTGAATTCCGCGCGCTGACGGCATCCGATCTGCTGGGTCGCCGCCGCGACGATGCGCGCGCCGTGCTCGACGACCTCTCCCCCGGCGGACAGGGGCTGCATCTCACTGACGTGCCTCCCGATTCCCTTGCCGAGACACTCGCGGTGACGCTCACGGGCGAGCGCGGCCGCGCCTGGTTGCGCACCCTGAACGCGCTGCGCCTCGTGCTGGCGACCCGCTTGGGCATCGACGGCGAGGACGACCACGACGCCGGTGACCGGCGCTTCGCCATCTACGACTGGCTCGGCTATCGGCTGGACGGATTGGTCGCCGCACTCGGGCGATGA
- the gatB gene encoding Asp-tRNA(Asn)/Glu-tRNA(Gln) amidotransferase subunit GatB translates to MAKAKLMDFDKALELFEPVLGFEVHVELNTETKMFSGAGNPANEKNHAAGPNTLVAPVDMGLPGSMPVVNAEAVRSSISLGLALGCSIAPSSRFARKNYFYPDLGKNYQISQYDEPIAFEGEVEIELADGDTVVIPIERAHMEEDAGKLTHMGGSTGRIQGAEYSLVDYNRAGVPLVEIVTKPIIGAEHRAPEIAKAYIATIRDIVRGLGISEARMERGNLRCDANVSLRPRVAPGEPTPPLGTRTETKNVNSMRSVERAVRYEIQRQAAILADGGTIIQETRHWHEDTGTTSPGRPKSDADDYRYFPEPDLLPVVPSAELIEELRAALPEPPAARRRRLKADWGFTDLEFQDVANGGLLGEVEATIAAGASPAAARKWWTGEITRLANAAGREPSELVSPADVAAVQVLVDAGTLNDKLARQVLEGVIAGEGSPQEVVDARGLAVVSDDGALIAAIDEALASQPDVMAKIRDGKVQAAGAVIGAVMKAMKGQADAARVRELILSRAAE, encoded by the coding sequence ATGGCCAAGGCAAAGCTGATGGACTTCGACAAGGCCCTCGAACTGTTCGAGCCCGTTCTCGGGTTCGAGGTGCACGTCGAGCTCAACACCGAGACGAAGATGTTCTCCGGCGCGGGCAACCCCGCCAACGAGAAGAACCACGCCGCGGGTCCGAACACCCTCGTCGCGCCGGTGGACATGGGTCTTCCCGGCTCGATGCCGGTGGTCAACGCCGAGGCCGTTCGGTCGTCGATCAGCCTGGGCCTGGCCCTCGGCTGCTCGATCGCGCCGTCGAGCCGCTTCGCGCGAAAGAACTACTTCTACCCGGACCTGGGCAAGAACTACCAGATCTCGCAGTACGACGAGCCGATCGCTTTCGAGGGCGAGGTCGAGATCGAGCTCGCCGACGGCGACACCGTGGTGATCCCGATCGAGCGCGCGCACATGGAGGAGGATGCCGGCAAGCTCACCCACATGGGCGGGTCGACCGGTCGCATCCAGGGCGCCGAGTACTCGCTCGTCGACTACAACCGCGCCGGCGTGCCGCTGGTCGAGATCGTGACGAAGCCGATCATCGGGGCCGAGCACCGCGCGCCCGAGATCGCCAAGGCGTACATCGCGACGATCCGCGACATCGTGCGTGGCCTCGGCATCTCCGAGGCCCGCATGGAGCGAGGCAACCTCCGCTGCGACGCGAACGTGTCGCTGCGTCCCCGCGTCGCCCCCGGTGAGCCGACGCCGCCGCTGGGCACCCGCACCGAGACGAAGAACGTCAACTCGATGCGGTCGGTCGAGCGGGCGGTGCGGTACGAGATCCAGCGGCAGGCGGCCATCCTCGCCGACGGCGGCACGATCATCCAGGAGACGCGCCACTGGCACGAGGACACCGGCACCACCTCTCCCGGTCGGCCGAAGTCCGACGCCGACGACTACCGGTACTTCCCGGAGCCCGACCTGCTGCCCGTGGTGCCCTCCGCGGAGCTGATCGAAGAGCTGCGTGCGGCGCTTCCGGAGCCGCCGGCTGCCCGGCGCCGCCGGCTGAAGGCGGACTGGGGATTCACCGACCTCGAGTTCCAGGACGTCGCCAACGGCGGCCTGCTGGGCGAGGTCGAAGCGACCATCGCCGCCGGCGCATCGCCCGCCGCCGCCCGCAAGTGGTGGACCGGCGAGATCACGCGCCTCGCGAACGCGGCGGGCCGGGAGCCGAGCGAACTGGTGTCGCCGGCCGATGTCGCCGCGGTGCAGGTTCTCGTCGATGCCGGCACGCTCAACGACAAGCTGGCCCGGCAGGTGCTCGAGGGCGTCATCGCCGGCGAGGGCTCGCCACAGGAGGTCGTCGACGCCCGCGGGCTCGCGGTGGTCTCGGACGACGGCGCGCTGATCGCGGCGATCGACGAGGCGCTGGCATCCCAGCCCGACGTGATGGCGAAGATCCGCGACGGCAAGGTGCAGGCCGCCGGAGCGGTGATCGGCGCCGTCATGAAGGCGATGAAGGGCCAGGCCGACGCCGCGCGCGTGCGCGAGCTGATCCTCTCCCGCGCCGCCGAGTGA
- a CDS encoding DNA polymerase IV, whose product MGRGDGTGRIVSPDGADDTGTRILHVDMDAFYAAVEVLDDPSLKGKPIIIGSPEGRSVVSSASYEARRFGVRSAMPVSQALRLCPQATVVAPHFDRYLALSQQVMEIFHSITPLVEPLSIDEAFLDVHGARRLWGSPGEIGRLLRVRVLDETGLTCSVGVAATKHVAKMASTISKPDGLLIVRASDTQAFLAARPVSALWGVGPKATVALETRGIRTVADVLATPRGVLNRALGPAMGERVWHLARGVDAREVQTERIEKSVGHEETFHDDIADPAVLRTELRRLADRVGARLRGNGWEAATIALKLRFADFSTLTRSQTLPEPTAVGQRIGDAAWDLFHQIDLRMPVRLIGVRAENLRPAGGAPLALWDDDEDWRRVEEALDGARERFGRAAVTRATLLGGTRDLGALPTNPRPERRPQGPPEH is encoded by the coding sequence ATGGGACGCGGGGACGGAACGGGGCGCATCGTCTCGCCGGACGGCGCCGACGACACCGGCACGCGCATCCTCCACGTCGACATGGATGCCTTCTATGCCGCCGTGGAGGTGCTCGACGACCCGTCGCTGAAGGGCAAGCCCATCATCATCGGGTCGCCCGAGGGGCGCAGCGTCGTCTCGAGCGCCTCGTACGAGGCGCGCCGCTTCGGCGTACGGTCGGCCATGCCGGTCAGCCAGGCCCTGCGCCTGTGCCCGCAGGCGACAGTCGTCGCCCCGCACTTCGACCGCTACCTCGCCCTGTCCCAGCAGGTCATGGAGATCTTCCACTCGATCACCCCGCTGGTCGAGCCGCTGTCGATCGACGAGGCGTTCCTCGACGTTCACGGAGCGCGCCGCCTCTGGGGATCGCCCGGCGAGATCGGACGGCTGCTGCGGGTGCGCGTGCTCGACGAGACCGGGTTGACGTGCAGCGTCGGGGTCGCGGCCACCAAGCACGTCGCGAAGATGGCATCCACCATCTCCAAGCCCGACGGCTTGTTGATAGTCCGCGCATCCGACACCCAGGCGTTTCTCGCCGCGCGCCCGGTGAGCGCCCTGTGGGGGGTCGGCCCCAAGGCGACCGTGGCGCTGGAGACCCGCGGCATCCGCACCGTGGCCGATGTGCTCGCCACCCCGCGCGGTGTGCTGAACCGAGCGCTCGGTCCGGCGATGGGCGAGCGGGTGTGGCACCTCGCGCGAGGCGTCGATGCCCGTGAGGTGCAGACCGAGCGCATCGAGAAGAGCGTCGGACATGAGGAGACCTTCCACGACGACATCGCCGACCCCGCCGTGCTGCGCACCGAACTGCGCCGGCTCGCCGACCGCGTCGGCGCCCGCTTGCGCGGGAACGGCTGGGAGGCGGCCACCATCGCCCTGAAGCTGCGCTTCGCCGACTTCAGCACGCTCACCCGGTCGCAGACGCTTCCCGAACCGACCGCGGTGGGGCAGCGCATCGGGGATGCCGCGTGGGACCTGTTCCACCAGATCGACCTGCGCATGCCGGTGCGGCTCATCGGCGTGCGCGCCGAGAACCTGCGACCCGCCGGCGGCGCGCCACTGGCCCTCTGGGACGACGACGAGGACTGGCGCCGCGTTGAGGAGGCCCTTGACGGAGCCCGCGAGCGATTCGGCCGCGCCGCCGTCACCCGCGCGACGCTGCTGGGCGGCACCCGGGACCTCGGCGCTCTGCCGACTAATCCCCGCCCGGAGCGCCGCCCCCAGGGCCCACCCGAGCACTGA